The following DNA comes from Fibrobacter sp..
ATTCATTTTCAAAAATTTGGCTGCAACACATCGCGCAGTTTCGTCACTCAAAGTGGTAAAGACCTCCAGTATTCACCACTTTTCGTTCCTGCCTGCGCTCGGTTTCGCTCAAATTCTTTTTATCAAAGCAATTTTTAGAGGCGCCCTCTTCTTCTTATTTGGGCGCGGCAAATATACAAAAATATGTGGTTGATTGGCTGAGAAAGCCTGCATATATGAAAAAGACCGCATGGCACCGAGTGCTGCGGTCAGGGGAAAATGTCTAGTTTAGAGTAGGCTACTGCCTCTGGCTGGCCTTGTACTGGTCAAGAGCCGCTGCGGCTTTATCTAGGTCGGCATAACCTTTCATGGCGCGGGCGCGTTCCACATTGATTTTCTGGGCGGTCAGAGCGGCTTCGAAGGCCTTCTTGAAGGCTTCTGGGTCCATGGCGGCGATGGCGTAGACCTTGAACTTACCCGCTTCGGTGACTTCCATGTCCATCTTGATTATGCTGACGCCGTTCTGCATGTCGGAAACGACGTTCTTTTTGGCCTCTTCCTTGTGCTGGGTGAGTTCGTCGCCTACTTCTTCTTGGTAGTTGCGGATAAAGGCTTCTACCTTGGATTCCACGGCACGGGCCACATCGGTGCGGGCATTCAGGTCGGCTTCGTCGTAGGCCAGCTGTTCGGACTTGGATTCGCCGACGCCGAGACCGGCCGTGACGCCTTTATCCATCAGTTCCTGCTTTTCTTTCTGCATCTTCATCATCTTGCTTGCGGATTGTTCTTGGGGAGTGCCTGCGCAACCGACAATGAACAGGGCGAATGCCAGAAGGGCGATAATCTTTTTCATGGTGTTTCTCCTGATTTTGGTTTTCACATTCAATATAAGTTATTTTGGGGTGTTGTGTGCGAAAGTGGGCGAAAACAGGTCGAAAATGTTATATTTATCACTATGAAGAATTTATCCAAGTGTCTGTGTGTGGCGGCTATCACATTTGCCGCGGTCTCTTCTGTCGCCTTTGCCGACGACAACATCCGCTTTGTTCCGGAACCTTACCCCATTGGCCAGGCTGATCAGGGGGAGGTAAAGCATGTGGTGCTCAAGGGCGCCAATGTCTCCGGAAAAGAAATCAACCTGGAAAGCGTCATGGGCCAGGGAGTTGGCATGTCCAACTTCAAGTTCCCCAAGAAGATAGCCAAGGGTGCTGCGGTTGCCATCGAGTTCGACATGGATTTTGCGGGCATGGATGGCCAGATCAACCCCGTGGTGGTGATGGTCGGCACCGACGGTACACCCTATACGGCAACCCTGGACGGTTTCGTGAAGGCCCCCATCTTCTTTGGCGAAAAGCTTTTTGATACGGGATTCTACGCCAAGGGCGAAAAGCGGTCATGGACGTTCTACGTGTGGGAGACCGACAAGAAGGAACGGCCGGACCTGGCTCTGGACTCCGCCGCCCTGCGGGAATTTTCCATGACGTCCAAGCCCGTGATGCTGAACGTGGACAAGCTGGACCAGATCAAGGAAGGGGGCAAGGTCCCGGGCCTCAAGGTGACTCTTACCACAAAGGGACTTTTGCGTGAAGGTCTGGAGCTAAAGCAGAGGAGCATCCGCAAGATTGTGGGCTTCAAGAGCAAAAAGCACCCCAAGGCCACCCCTGAGGTGCTGATTGTGGGCTACTGGAAGGAGTAGTCCGGCCTAAAAAGCGCGAAAAATTCTGTTTTTTCGCAATTTCGCCTTGAAAAAAGGGGAGACTTTAACTAACTTTGGTGCACTCGTAAGAGTCTCGGGATGTAGCTCAGCCTGGTAGAGCGCTTGAATGGGGTTCAAGAGGTCGCTGATTCGAATTCAGTCATCCCGATAAAAAGGCCCGCTTTTGTAGCGGGTCTTTTCTATTTTGTTGAAAAGGCGTTTCTTTGGTACGGAGCGCCGCGGAATATTTAAGGAGCAAGTTTAAGGAGTAGGGTGGCAAAACGCATACCAAAGACCGAGGCCCCTCTGGAGGTTGGCCGCAAGCGGAAGTCCCAGGAACTGGAACTTTTTTGCGAGGTCTATATCCCGCTGGCTCCGTCGGTGTATACCTACGGCGTTCCCGAAGGCGCAAAAGTTGAACGGGGAAGCGTGGTCTGGGTGCAGTTTGCCACCCGCAAGAACCCCCTGCTGGCCCTGGTTTCCCGTGTAAGCCGGGAACGGCCCGCCTTTGACGTGCGGTGTGCCTACCCCCATGCTTCGGGCTATGTCTTTAACGAGCGGTATATGGACGCCCTGGAATGGGTGGCACGCTACTATATAAGTACTCCCATGAAGGCCCTGGACGTGTTCTGGCCCTCGGATTTCGGGAAGTATCTGGACGCTGTCGCTGCCGATGCTGGCACGGAAGTTGCGGCTTCGGGTACGAATGGTGTTGCCTTGGGTGCAGCTTCGGGCATGAATGGCGCCGATGTTGGCACGGAAGTTGCACCGGTTGGTACGGGTGAAACTTTGGCTGGTTTGGAAGGTGCCGCGCCCCTGACAGACGAGCAGCAGGTGGCGTTGAACGCTTTGGTGGCCCGCTTAGAAGGGAACGGTTTTCGCGGGGCGCTTTTGCACGGGGTCACCGGCAGCGGCAAGACCCGTGTCTATCAGGAACTGGCCCGCGTGGCTCTCAGCCGGGGACTCAAGGTCTTGATTCTCGTGCCCGAAATAGGCCTAACGCCCCAGACGGCGGGGCGGTTCGAGAGTTTTCTGGGCGTGCCCGTGCAGGTGCTGCATTCCGCCCTTTCGGCCCCCAAGAAGCGCTCCGCCTATGTGTCCGTGCTGAAGGGGGAGGCCCGTGTGGTTCTCGGGACCCGGAGCGCCATCCTTGCGCCTTTCAACTTTGATGTGGTGGTTCTGGACGAGGAGCACGACAGTTCCTTCAAGCAGCAGGACCCGGCTCCCCGCTACCACACGCGGGAACTGGCCTTCCATTTGGCCCACAAGTACGGGGCCCTGGTGGTGCTCGGGTCTGCCACGCCGGCCCTAGAAACTTTTTATAACGCGAACCAGGGTCACCTGGAGCTACTTTCCCTGAAAAAGCGGGCTACGGCGGCGCCCCTGCCCGATGTAAAGATTATTGACATGGGGGAGGTCCGGCAGCAGAAGGGAATCCTCATGTCGCCGGAGTTGCGGGAGGCCCTGACGGAATGCGTTTCGGCTGGGGAGCAGGCCATTGTGCTCATGAACCGCCGTGGATATTCCAAAATTCGGGTGTGCAGCAGCTGCGGCGAGACGCTCTACTGCAAGCATTGCCATGTGCCCTTGGTTTACCACCGGCAGTACCGCGGGCTCCTGTGCCATTACTGCAACAGCATCTATCCTGAAAACACCTGCTGTCATTCCTGCGGGGCGGAGACCTATGAATACGTGGGTGGCGCCATCGAAAAGCTAGAAGAAGAAATTGTGCAGTGGATTCCGGGGGCGAACGTGGTCCGTATGGACCGGGACACCACTCAAAACGTAGGTTCCGTGGAAAAGATTCTGGAGTCTTTCAGGAACCGGGAACACAACATTCTGCTGGGCACCCAGATGGTGGCCAAGGGCCACGACTTTCCGGGAGTGCGTCTTGTTGGGATCGTCGGGGCCGACAGCGGGCTTGGCATTCCCGATTTTCGCGGGACGGAACGGCTGTTCCAGCTGTTGAGCCAGACGGCCGGCCGTGCAGGCCGCGCCCAGGGCGGCGGCCGAGTCCTGATACAGACCATGAATCCTGCGGAACCCATAATGCAGTTCGCCCTGAACCACGACTATGCGGGTTTTGCCCGGAGTGAACTTTTAAACCGGAAGGCGGCGCTCTATCCGCCCTTCTGCAAGCTGGTGTCCGTCTCTGTCGGGAGTCGTGACGAATCGGCCCTGAACGGGGCTCTGTCAAAGCTTGAGGCCCTGTGCAAAAAGGAAAAGACCCTGACGGTGCTTGGGCCTGTGGAGGCCTTTGTGCCTGTGGTGCAGAACGTGCACTGGAGCAGGCTCTACCTGAAAACCCAGGACCTGAACGCTGTGCGGAGCGTGCTCGGGCCTGTGGTGAACAATCCCAAGGCTTTTGCCCCCGGGGTAGATGTGAAGGTGGAGATAGAGTAGGTCACCTCTAAAAATTCATTTTCAAAAATTTGGCTGCAACGCATCGTGCAGTTTCGTCACTCAAAGTGACAAATACCTCCAGTATTCGCCACTTTTCGTTCCTGCCTGCACTCGGTTTCGCTCAAATTTTCTCATCAAAGCAATTTCTTAGAGGTGCCCTGCAGTTATTCTTCTACAACCAGGTCCATGGCTCGTCGGAGCATTTCGGCGGCGTCTTTTGTTTTGGGGGCTTCCTGGCTCAAGACCTGCCGGAACTTGCGGGCGCCGGGGAGTCCGGTGAACAGTCCGTAGAGGTGGCGGGTGAGAATTGTGGCAGGAGTCCCTTTGGAAAATTCCTTTTCCACGTAGGGCAGGTAGGCTTCGAGAATCGCCTTGCGGGACGCGGGCTTCCCTTCTTTTGTCATTCCCGGCTTGGCCGGGAATCTCCCATCACAGAATATTCTCTCGTCGGCATCCCGCAGGAACCAGGGATTCTCGTAGGATTCGCGGCCCACCATCACGCCGTCCAGGTCTTTCAGCTGTTCTTCTACCTGGTCCAAGGTCTTGATGCCGCCGTTGATGGAAATGTTCAAGTGGGGCATTTCTGCCTTTAAATTGTGAACAAATTCATATTTCAACGGCGGAACTTCCCGGTTCTCCTTGGGACTGAGCCCCTTGAGCCAGGCCTTGCGGGCGTGAATAATGAAAACGCGGCAGCCTGCGTCAGCGATAGTCCCGACAAAGTCCCGGAAAAATTCCCAACTGTCGAATTCATCTACGCCGATGCGGCACTTGATAGAGACGGGGATGGAGACGGCATCCTGCATGGCCTTGAAACAGTCCGCCACCAGGTTCTTGTCCTTCATGAGGCAGGCACCGAAGTTCCCGTTCTGCACCCGGTCCGAAGGGCATCCGCAGTTCAGGTTCACTTCGCCAAAGCCTGCGCGTTCCACCATCTTGCTTGCCGCAGCAAGTTCTGCAGGGTCGCTTCCGCCCAGCTGGAGCACCGCGGGCATTTCGCAGTCTTCGTGGCCCAGGAACAGTTCCGGGTCCTTGCAGTGCAAAAGTCCTGTAGATACCACCATCTCGCTGTAGAGCAGGATGTTCTTGGAAATCAACCGCAAAAAATACCGCTCGTGACGGTCGGTGCAGTCCAGCATGGGGGCGATAGAAAGCCGTCGGTTGAAATCCAGGTCCATGGGGGAAAAGATAGTAATTAGGGGATAGGATCTAGGGGCTAGGATCTAGGGGTTAGGGGCTAGGATCTAGGGCCTAGTAAAGCGGGTCTCAAGATTTGTCATCCTTGCGCCTCGTGCCTTGAACCTCACTCCTCACAACCCACAACTCACAACTCATAACTCATAACTCATAACTCATAACCCATAACCCATAACTCACAGCTCATTTCGCCCGCCAAACACTAGCCATTTTTCTATAATGCTTACCATGAGCCTGATTAAAAACATTGTCGTAGCGGGCGGGACCCACGGAAACGAGAGGACAGGTGTCCGCCTGGTGGAAAAGTGGATGGAACACCCCGAATGCTACAGCTCCTGTTGCCCAAGCGCCAAGGTGGAACTGGTGCTTTCGAACCCGGAGGCGGTTCGGCTGAACAGGCGGTATCGCGACCACGATTTGAACAGGGCTTTTTCACAGGTGTGCCTGGACATGAGCGCTGAACCTGAGGAATACGAGTTCCGCCGTGCCCGGGAACTGAACCGCATCTACGGCCCCAAGGGAACAGGCACAAAGACGGACCTGTTGCTGGACGTGCACAATACGGGGGCGAACATGGGGCTGTGCCTGATTCTTTCGGCACGGGACCCCTTCACCATGAAAGCCTCCGCAGTGCTGACTCAGGAATTCAAGGACGCCTGGATTTACTACCAGCCCGAAGAACGGAGCATGTCGCCTTACTTTGGCACGGTGGCCAAGGCCGACGTGTGCATCGAGATTGGCCCCCAGCAGCACGGCACCCTGGATGCCCGCCTGTTCGAGGAATCGGAAAGTCTTGTGAGGCGTTACCTGGAACTTGCGGAGGATTGGAACCGTGGGGAACTGCAGAAGCGTGCTCCCATCCAGGTGGAAGTGTTTACGCAACTTCGGGACCTGGGTTATCCCAAGGCCTGGGCGGGAGCCCCCATCGAGGCCATGATCCATCCCGACTTGTTGGGTCGTGACTTTGGCGAGCTGAAAAAGGGCGACAAGTTGTTCCGCACCTTCGACGGCAAGGACATTCTGTACCAGGGCGAGGCTGACGGACGCGAGAGTGTGTGGCCCATCTTTATCAACGAACCCGCCTATTACGAGAAGGACATCGCCATGAGCCTTACGGTAAGGACCGTGGAGGAGTGGTGATTACAGACGAGAGATTTTATGGCTGAATTTGATATGAACAGCGTGCCCAGTGCAGAACTTTCCATGGTTCCGGGGGAAGAACGCTTAAAAAATTTCATGGAACTGGTCCAGGCCGAAAAGACCAAGCCCTGGGAGTCCCGCCTCCAGGACATTCTGGATTCCTTCGAGGATTTTTTGACCCTGCGTCCGGAACCGCCCCAGTCCTGGCTGGACAACTACGCCGCCAGCGGCAAGAAGTTCGACTACCACCAGGTGGTGCTGCCCCAGGATTTCCAGGACCCCTACGAAGACGACCTGGGGAACATCCGCAGGCTCCGTGGTGAATTCGAGCGCGTGCCCAGCACCATGGCCCTGGAACACGAACTGATTAGCCGCAATTACTTTATCTACGAGAACGGACACGCCGACCCCATCGCAGCCCCGCGCCCTATGCTCATGCTAGAAAGCAAGGACCGGGACGACGACCAGGAGGAGGAAGAAGGGGACATCACCTGGGACTGCTGTATCTCCATTTTCCCCGACGCAAGCTACACTTCTTACAACCTGGACCACGACGACGAAGAGGTCTTGGGGGAGGATTTCAAGGCCGTTTTCGAAAAACACATCGAAACTCTGTCCAAAATGCAGCTGGTGATTCCCGTAGAGGGCAGGGATTATGGTATATTGAGGAGTGATGCGTAGGTTTTTGACAAAGGTAATGCTCGGAATGTCCCTGCTTTTCGGCGGGGCCTTTGCAGCCTTTATTCAGAGCCCCATACCGCCCAGCACCCAGCAGAACTTTGTCCGGGATACCGACGGCGACGGCCGCATGGACCAGATGGAAATTCGTTTCCTGGGAAACTTGACCAAGGAATACGTGTCCTCCATGCTGGACAGCCTCACCTTCGAATGGATTGATTCTTCGGGAGCGGCCAAGCACTACACCGTGGCTGCAGGCAAGTTCCAGCTGAACCCGGCCAACAAGCGCAGCCTCATAGTTGACCTGAAAGGGATGCAGAATGGTTTCCGCCTGCTGACGGCCCTTTCTACCATGGAGTTTTCTGCCGCCATCTACGGTTCGGCGCTTTTGTACCTGCGGGACGGTTCCATGTATCCCGTGGCCCTGAAAGACGCCATGGCGCCTGCCATCATGTCGGCCTACCTGAGAAACATGCGGGGCAAGTCCAACGATTCCCTGACGGTGCTGTTTTCGGAAACGGTCCGAACGGTTCCCGGCTGCCCGGCCCTGCTGGAATACAAGAGCGCAAAAGACGGCAAGGTTCGCAAACTCAAGACAGACGAAATCCGCTGGAATTTCTGGATGAATTCCGCCGTGTTCGTTCTGGACAAGAAGGTCTCTGCCGATGCGCTGAATTTCCGGGATTCCTTGCGGCTGGTGAACGGTTGCGTCGAGGATACCAGCGGGAATGCGGTTTCGAAGGTCTCCCAGTTCTCGTCGTTGACAGGCTATTCTCCTTTCGAGGTGGTGGTGCCCTCCATGGCGGTAGATAGCGCCTCTAGGCATGGCGCAGGTGCCGAAGGCGCGGGCCTCCCGATTTTCCAGCTGAACTTCCAGCCTCTGCCTGTAGAATCCGCACGGGATACGGCCTGGGGCGTTTACATGGACGTGCTGGGCGAAGAATTCGAAAACGCCCTCCGTGAAATTTTGAAGATGGACGAAAAGACGCCTGTTAGTTTGTCAAAACTGAAGGTCCGCTTCGACATCCGCATCTACACGAACCTGGGCGCCTATGTGGTGGGAACCCGAGCAGACATTGCCGGAAACGACGAACGCCTGGGCGGCAAACCCACGCAGCTCTCCCTCCGCTGGAACTTTATGGACAGTCACGGCCGTCGGGTTTCTACGGGCGTCTATATCGCCAACGTGACAGCCCTGGTGGAATACGACGGAAAGGCCGTGTTTCGGAACGGCTCGGACGCCACGGCATCCTACGTGTTCGGGGTGGTCCGTCGCTAGGGCCTGCTTTTCCCATGGACTTGGAAGAGACGAAAATCTATAAAGGGTACCAATCCTTTATGGAACCGTATTTGCCTGAATTTGGTTCAGGATTGCGACTTGGGTCTAGACCGGAGTTGAGGTCTGAACCGCGTCAAGTTACTTTGTCTGAAATCCTGGACGGCTATGACGCCTTCTGTTTCGATGGCTACGGAACGCTATACAACCGCGGGGACTTTGTTTACCCCGGAGCCATGGAGTGGTACCATGCTTTGCGGGCGGCGGGCAAGCACTTGCGCCTGGTGAC
Coding sequences within:
- the priA gene encoding primosomal protein N' — translated: MAKRIPKTEAPLEVGRKRKSQELELFCEVYIPLAPSVYTYGVPEGAKVERGSVVWVQFATRKNPLLALVSRVSRERPAFDVRCAYPHASGYVFNERYMDALEWVARYYISTPMKALDVFWPSDFGKYLDAVAADAGTEVAASGTNGVALGAASGMNGADVGTEVAPVGTGETLAGLEGAAPLTDEQQVALNALVARLEGNGFRGALLHGVTGSGKTRVYQELARVALSRGLKVLILVPEIGLTPQTAGRFESFLGVPVQVLHSALSAPKKRSAYVSVLKGEARVVLGTRSAILAPFNFDVVVLDEEHDSSFKQQDPAPRYHTRELAFHLAHKYGALVVLGSATPALETFYNANQGHLELLSLKKRATAAPLPDVKIIDMGEVRQQKGILMSPELREALTECVSAGEQAIVLMNRRGYSKIRVCSSCGETLYCKHCHVPLVYHRQYRGLLCHYCNSIYPENTCCHSCGAETYEYVGGAIEKLEEEIVQWIPGANVVRMDRDTTQNVGSVEKILESFRNREHNILLGTQMVAKGHDFPGVRLVGIVGADSGLGIPDFRGTERLFQLLSQTAGRAGRAQGGGRVLIQTMNPAEPIMQFALNHDYAGFARSELLNRKAALYPPFCKLVSVSVGSRDESALNGALSKLEALCKKEKTLTVLGPVEAFVPVVQNVHWSRLYLKTQDLNAVRSVLGPVVNNPKAFAPGVDVKVEIE
- the dusA gene encoding tRNA dihydrouridine(20/20a) synthase DusA, with protein sequence MDLDFNRRLSIAPMLDCTDRHERYFLRLISKNILLYSEMVVSTGLLHCKDPELFLGHEDCEMPAVLQLGGSDPAELAAASKMVERAGFGEVNLNCGCPSDRVQNGNFGACLMKDKNLVADCFKAMQDAVSIPVSIKCRIGVDEFDSWEFFRDFVGTIADAGCRVFIIHARKAWLKGLSPKENREVPPLKYEFVHNLKAEMPHLNISINGGIKTLDQVEEQLKDLDGVMVGRESYENPWFLRDADERIFCDGRFPAKPGMTKEGKPASRKAILEAYLPYVEKEFSKGTPATILTRHLYGLFTGLPGARKFRQVLSQEAPKTKDAAEMLRRAMDLVVEE
- a CDS encoding aspartoacylase, with the protein product MIKNIVVAGGTHGNERTGVRLVEKWMEHPECYSSCCPSAKVELVLSNPEAVRLNRRYRDHDLNRAFSQVCLDMSAEPEEYEFRRARELNRIYGPKGTGTKTDLLLDVHNTGANMGLCLILSARDPFTMKASAVLTQEFKDAWIYYQPEERSMSPYFGTVAKADVCIEIGPQQHGTLDARLFEESESLVRRYLELAEDWNRGELQKRAPIQVEVFTQLRDLGYPKAWAGAPIEAMIHPDLLGRDFGELKKGDKLFRTFDGKDILYQGEADGRESVWPIFINEPAYYEKDIAMSLTVRTVEEW